In Chloroflexota bacterium, the DNA window CTTCGACGTTCAATTGCAGCGGTACAGTAGTTAGCAGTACCAGTCCTGCCAATAACGCCATCAACGTGGCAGTCAATGCGAATGTGAATATCAACTTCAACCAGGCAGTGATCGTCACCGGCAGTTGGTTCGGCATTTCCTGCGCGACCAGCGGAGCGCACCCAGCCGCGGTCAGTGGCGGACCCCAATCGTTTGCCCTCGATCCCAACACCGATTTCGTCAATGGCGAGGTTTGCACGGTTACGATCATCGCAAGCCAGGTCAGCGGCATGGCGGCGAACCATGCTTTCTCATTCACGACGATTCCGTCTCTCGTCGCGATTCATGACATTCAGGGCGCGACCCACATCTCACCAAAGAATAACATGCTCGTCGCGACCACTGGCATCGTGATCGCCAAACGAAGCAATGGCTTTCACATTCAAGACCCGAATCCCGATAGCAACCTAGGAACGTCGGAAGGGCTTTTCATCTTCACGAGTTCAGCGCCCACCATCAATGTCGGCGATGCAGTCTTTGTGACCGGCACGGTCAAAGAGTTTCGCCCGGGCGGTGCAGGTGGCTTGGGCAATTTGACGACAACGGAAATTGACAACCCAGGTCGCGCGGTCACGGTCCAGTCGAACGGCAATCCACTGCCAGCGGCAACCGTCATCGGCGCCGGCGGGAGAGTTCCGCCGACCACCGTCATTAACGATGACGGTACAGGCGATGTCGAGAACAGCGGCTCGTTCGACGCGGCAACTGATGGGATTGATTTCTACGAAAGTCTCGAGAGCATGTTAGTCCAAGTCAATCAAGCGGTCGTAGTGGGACCCTGGACGAACTTTGGCTCGAACCGTGAAATTCCGGTCATCGGCGACAATGGCGCGAATGCCAGCGTCCGGACCGCGCGTAGCGGCATCATCATCCGCGCGAACGATTTCAACCCAGAGCGAATCATCCTCAACGACTTGATAGCGGGTGGTCCGACGTTTGCGTCGGCAAATGTCAACGACAAGTTCCCCGGCGCCATCGTTGGCGTGATAGACTACTCCTTCGGCAATTTCAAGTTGCAAGTGATTTCGATGCCAGCGGTTTCCTCCGGTGGCTTGACGCAAGAAGTGACCGCTTCTCCCACTGCCTATCAACTCAGCGTTGGCACGTTCAACGTCGAGAATCTTGCCCCAACCAATCTGCCTTCCAAGTTCAGCACGCTGGCGACTCTGATCGTCAATAACCTAAAAGCGCCAGACATCATCGCCGTCGAGGAAGTCCAAGATAACTCTGGCGCGACCAACAATGGCATAGTAGATGCGACGACGACATGGACGATGTTGATCAACGCGATTACAACCGCCGGGGGACCTCCGTACCAATTTCGCCAGATCGATCCAGTCAACAACCAGGATGGCGGCGCACCGGGTGGCAACATTCGCCAAGGATTCTTGTTCCGCACTGATCGCGGGCTAACCTTCGTTGATCGTGTGGGTGGGACTTCGACCAATGCAACGGGAGTTACCGGAAGTGGCGCCAGCACACAACTCACTTTCAGCCCAGGTCGAATTGATCCAACCAATGCGGCGTTCACTACCAGCCGCAAACCTCTCGCGGGCGAGTTCACCTTCAAAGGCGACAAGGTGTTTGTGGTTGCGAATCACTGGAACTCAAAGGGCGGTGATCAACCTTTGTTTGGTCACTTCCAACCGCCTTCGCTTGTTTCTCAAGTCCAGCGCGACCAGCAGGCAACAATCGTCAAGAACTTTGTGAGCTCACTACTCGCGGCGGATTCCAATGCAAACGTGGTCGTGTTGGGAGACCTCAACGACTTTGAGTTCTCGAATCCGCTCAACCTCTTGAAGAGCGCCCCGTTGAACGACCTGATCGAAACCTTGGCGCAGAATGAACGTTACACATACGTCTTTGAGGGTAACTCACAAACCCTCGACCA includes these proteins:
- a CDS encoding lamin tail domain-containing protein produces the protein MRPFKFKIRRPSSVVLSLALALLFLIGMQPQPIFAVSPNVVISQVYGGGGNSGAPYTNDFVELFNRGTTTVSLSGWSIQYTSANGTGNFGSATNLITPLSGSLAPGQYLLVQEASQAAVGAPLPTPDVTDATPINMAAGGGKVALVNTSTPLGCNGSSTPCTPAALATIVDLVGLDGANFFEGSGAGPTTNNTTSAFRAVNGCTDTDNNAADFAAAAPNPRNTASSTFNCSGTVVSSTSPANNAINVAVNANVNINFNQAVIVTGSWFGISCATSGAHPAAVSGGPQSFALDPNTDFVNGEVCTVTIIASQVSGMAANHAFSFTTIPSLVAIHDIQGATHISPKNNMLVATTGIVIAKRSNGFHIQDPNPDSNLGTSEGLFIFTSSAPTINVGDAVFVTGTVKEFRPGGAGGLGNLTTTEIDNPGRAVTVQSNGNPLPAATVIGAGGRVPPTTVINDDGTGDVENSGSFDAATDGIDFYESLESMLVQVNQAVVVGPWTNFGSNREIPVIGDNGANASVRTARSGIIIRANDFNPERIILNDLIAGGPTFASANVNDKFPGAIVGVIDYSFGNFKLQVISMPAVSSGGLTQEVTASPTAYQLSVGTFNVENLAPTNLPSKFSTLATLIVNNLKAPDIIAVEEVQDNSGATNNGIVDATTTWTMLINAITTAGGPPYQFRQIDPVNNQDGGAPGGNIRQGFLFRTDRGLTFVDRVGGTSTNATGVTGSGASTQLTFSPGRIDPTNAAFTTSRKPLAGEFTFKGDKVFVVANHWNSKGGDQPLFGHFQPPSLVSQVQRDQQATIVKNFVSSLLAADSNANVVVLGDLNDFEFSNPLNLLKSAPLNDLIETLAQNERYTYVFEGNSQTLDHTLVSNGIFARPRAFDVVHVNSEFAAHASDHEPQVSRLCVDRTAPTLNVGVSPNSLWPPNHKYVDVKATVTKSDNADPSPSLALVSVTSNEPDNGLGDGDTANDIVTVDDFNFKLRAERSGNGNGRIYTITYRLTDACGNVTTKNATVSVPLNQGN